TCTGGTTTCAGTGTTCATTCACAACCTCAAGTTCTATACAAATTGTCTAAGAGGTCTAAATTGGAGAAGTTTGAAGATGCCTTGCTGTGTCAGAGCCCACTTGTGAGTGAAATTAAACAAACGCAAAATTTTTTTGATTAATGCTGAACTTGAACTGACCAGATTTTATCAGCCCAGGCTCTGattgttgtttcatttgtgaTGTTGACAGGACAAAACATTAGCCTCCCCCTCCGATCAAAAACCCAGCCTCTTGGCTCTGACGGCCAATAACTGGTTGTATCGCCTTTCACCTGAAacaggagcagagctgcagagagtttACCTCTCTTCAAACCATAAGTTCAGGTATTGTCAAGCCTCCGACTTCTCTGTTCTTTGAGGTGAgattaacacatttattttcagttttagttcactggaaatattttaaactttctctgtgctgtttttttttcaggtatCTCAGCTGGGATGTATCTCAAGAGACCTTTTATGTTAAATCTGTTCAAAACAAAGAAACGGCATTAGCACGACAGGTAAGgtcaatatatttatttatcatttatttattcctgACTGAGTGACAGGACATTTTATGAAGGGTAGTCAAACCTAGGAAAATGATTGTCTTCAGCTATTGAATTATGTTGGAGGTATTGCTTAAATCAAGTAAAACAGATATAATAATGTGTCAGTCAAGGAATTAAGATAGTGAAGAGCTGCAACTAATCATTTCTACTTTCAATTAATCTGTTGACTACTCTTGACAAATCAATGAATTGTTGAGTCTACAAGATGttataaaactgtgaaaaatgtccactATCATATCTTCTAATTgcttattttgtccaaccaacaacccaaaaaatgttcagtttttagtAGATCGATTAACTATTCATATTACCCTTTGTCCTATGAAGGGGTCTctgatgtgttttctctttaattCACAGGCAGGTATCACTCAGAATACACTGATGCACTTGGCTATCTTTCATGTTTTCCCATTGCAAATTTTGGGCGTTTTGGAGATCAACAAAAAGGTTTGTACATTTGTCTGTAGTTCAGTAAAATGTGCCCAGGGGGAGTGACACGTTTAATCCAAAACTAAATCTTATTCTTTCAGGTGTTTGGAAATGGCGTCACCGATGTTGTTCTGTCTCAAGGTGTCCTTGCGGTGTCTTACAGCAACAAGTCGGTGAAGCTGTACAGCTTTGAGCACATTGTCCAAAAGGTGTGTTTCCTGCACAGCGCTGAGCGAGATGAATGTTTTATTCCATCAGATTTTTAATCCTTGCATcagaaatacatttgttaaCAATGATGTAcctttgaatatttaaatattcagtgttttattattcttcagACTTATCTTGCTGCTCTGTATCTGATGAACACTTTGTTTTCAGTACTTGACAGAGAAGCTAATACTTGGAAATCGGAGTTCACCTCTTGGAGGCAAAACAGTAGGAGGTTTTCCTTTTGGGATTCCAGCAAATATCCAGATCACAGGTGACTCCATTTTTAAGTCTAGAATGATGGTATCTTTCTGTTAAAGTCATGGGTACTGTGAGCAGGTGTATTCCTCGTTACAAAGTGAATATGGCGCCATGTTTTTCTCATGGCACAGACTGCCCTCCGGTGCTCTTCGAGGTGTCATGCTCGAATAACGGTATCCAGATTGGAGGCTACCCATGGCACTACATCTACACACCACCGCATAAACATCACAAGGGGACTCACCACATCTGTTCACTCAAGGACAGCACGATGGTAAGTTTAAAGCACCCACTTTAAACACGCACTATAGAATAATATCTCAATTAGAATTTGGTAAATTCAGTACAAAATGTGGCATGTGCTTGGTTATAGTCAATAAATGTTCCTCATCTTGTTGCGTGGTAGATTCAACTCTCAACTTAATGTTCACTGTGGAATTTTATGATTTCCTTTACAGCATTTTAAGTATGAGCTGAGCTAAGCACAAATCCAAATTTTTGATACATTCAGAGTCTGGACTCTAAATGAGATaaattcaaagagaaaaaattATAATCTGTTGTCTCAATGTGTTTTTAGGGAGAAATGATGAGAAATATAGCTCCATGACCATTAGTTTCTTTTCATTATGCGTGTGGGTGGCTGAATCCTGATTAACTAATGACCTCTGCCTCTTTTTGAGGCGTCTCAACcattacacgcacacacacacacacacacacacactatagaatAAAGCCCAAAATCAGATGCTCATTTACATCTTCGGTCTTTGAAATGCAGGTGCAGGtttattttcattcacacaTCTGGTTTGTAGTAGTTGGTCACTGTCAGTCACGGGAGAATGGGTGCTTTAAGTAGATATGGCTAATTCTCGAAAAAGATTCACTGTCCAGGAGGTGATTGTAGCAGTAGTACTCGttgttgtgtgtatttcttaGTTGTCAGTTAAACCCCctagaaatgaatggaaacttATGGCTGTGGAGCTACATACTCACGATTTctcattttataattaattCTTACTTTAGTCTATCTGGTCAGTAAGTGCATATATttttttgatgtgatttttttttttttttttattattataaaatttgtACGCCCATGATACAAAAATGGCTGCATCTCAAAAACTCCTATCTTTTATTCAAATGCTTGGTACCATTGGTTTTAATGATATGTGCTTCGATCCAGTGTCAGTCTGATATTTAGCACATCAAAGTAATGTTTCTGTGCTCAACCAATTAAGGCATGATAATTGtgattttgaaattaaaagagCTGATTTTGTCATATGTAGCCACATGTCCTAACAGAAAGTTTAGTGCTTACACTTCTAACAGAAACTGGTCATTAATGGGTTAACTGCCACCAAACTGGCCGTAGTCTGTTGAAGGCGTGGGGGGGTAAAGAGGGCCACAGATGTTTGTGACAGTTTGTACTGAGCTCCTGTTCAGAGCAGGACTGAACCAAACCTGTAATCACTGTTCAGAACCctaaaaaactacatttgtgCAGATCTTTGCTGGATGTCTCACACAGACGGATTCttccatgttttgtttcttgATGATTCCAAAACACAAGAAACCTCAGTTTTGTTAGCTCTGATCAATGTGGTGTGCCTGACATAATGGTAAAAACACAATTAGATAGAGATAAATTTGAGACATTGTTTTGAACTATTACAATACACACTTCAGCAGAAACCTAATGAAGCTATTGTACTACGACTAAAGCTGCACCAGAAGCAGCATTTTACACAACCACCCTTTTAAGGCTACTGTGGTTGAGCTGCACTCTAACAATAGAGTTTGGGTGGAGTGTCACTTTAATAAGCCGCAGTGATGTTGAGGATTTGCTTTCCAGACTCTGAAGTGCACAAATCCAGTGTCACATCACAAAAATCAGCTTGTTCAAAGTAACAAGTTTCATAATTAACTAGCCCTCtaaattttattgaattttttggTAAAGTGTAAAAGGGAGTTTTGTGCTCTTGGTATGATGTGCAGTTTGCTGTACAATTGATAACGCAAGTGCTAGTTATTGAATTAATGTTATGCATTGTCATTTTATGAAATAGGCAACAAACGGAGTACAAAACATGAACTGCTGCTCCCTAGAGAGCGATGGGATCTTCTTCCACCCTGACGACTCGGGGAGAATCATTCATGTTGGACCCACCACCATAAAGTGAGTCAACTTTATATGGAAAAATGAAGACTGTGAGGAAACAGTAGTAGAAGGTCTTTGGTGTGGAggcaaatacaacaaaacaaaggagTCCTGAGACATTCGTATTGAATAAAGCATTAAAGCCTCATAAAGAGATTCtcacaatatatttttttttctccaagtgTCCTAAAAATCCTCGGGGAACTGAACAGTATTTTACCATCGAACGTAGTTGAGGATTTCTCTTTAAAAACCCATCGAAACAACAATGTAAGTTTCTTGCTTATTTGTCTATTACTACAGACTTAGTTTACCTCGATCTTGAATCAGCCTCATCTATGTGTCGCACGTTCATTACATGAACAGAGGTGGGATACCCCATGCAGCGGTGTACTCAGtcaaatgtaatatttctgCTTTCCAACTACTGCAGGCTGCCTCACAAGTCACTGTCACGTCATCGGGCCGTGCAGTGAAGAGAAGATTTCATCAGCTGGATGATGACCCAGATCAAGAGGTACCAAAGTGATTACACTTAAATCATTGATCCAGCATCTCGACAAAGATAATACTAACTGAGCTGTTTAGAAAGAGAGATATAACCACACGGTACAGTTCAAATAAATTATATGGTACATAATGTATAGGGAATATGCAGATTTATTCAGTATGCTGATATGTAGTCTGCTTGGTTTAAACCAGGTAAAGATTTAATGCACCTTCTCTTTAGATAATATTTTTAATCTATTAAGGATGTAAGAGCCATTTTAACAGATGTTTGCATGGAATACTATGTTAGTATGTGTAGATTGTATTATCTATCATGTTAGTTGTTGTTAGTTGTTATTATGAAGCCTTCAGCCTTCTCTCTGATCTCAGTCACATACCTGCAAAGCATTGTGACACAGTGAAGTCcctccacagacagacatgtaaacacacaaagactcaAAAGGCTggcaaaaatatagaatatcataGCTCAATATCATCAGCTTCATCcgttaaaatacaaaattcctttaaaatctgtaaGTGATGCCTGAGAtatcacagcagcacaacaccAGATATGACAACTATTACACTTCAGAGTAAAGGTTAAGCAGAGGTTGATTTTAATCCATTAGCCAACATTTGTCACACTGTGCTGTCGTAGCAgcttagaaatggcttttggAGCAACATTACCTTCCAGCTGGAAATCAGTAGCATCAGCACAGCAAGCAAACTCTGtgaagctgctttttaaagacAATGCTGATAAGTAGCAGGATACAGGCCTTATGTATGCAGTCACCGTGGGCATCAGGCATCactacagtgctgtgaaaaagtatttccccccttacagatttcttctgtttttgctttattgtcacacttacatgtttcagatcatcaaacaaattttaatatcacacaaagataacctgagtaaatacaaaaagcagtttttaaatgatgatttcatttattaagggaaaaaagctatccaaaccaacctggccctatgtgaaaaagtaattgcccccccttgttaaatcatgaattaactgtgattatccacatgtttgaaagctgagttcaatttcactagccacacccaggcctgattactgccagagctgtagaatcaagaaatcacttaaatagacaacaggaagtaggctaaaagatctcaaaatgcaacacatcatgccccgatctagaacaattcaagaacagacaagaaatatagccattgacatctatcagtctggaaagggttaaaaagccatttctaaggcttagggactccagcgaacaacagtgagattatccacgaatggagaaaacatggaacagtggtgaaccttcccaggactaccggcctaccaaaatgactcccAAGAGTGCATCgacgtctcatgcaggaggtcacaaaagaaccccgaacaacatctaaagcactgcagtccctcacttgcctcagttaaggtcagtgttcatgattcaacaataagaaagacactgggcaaaaatggcctccatgggagagttctaaggagaaaaacactgctgaccaaaaagaacacaaaggcacatctcacacttgctaaaaaacatcttgatgatcccccacacttttgggaaaatattctgtggactgacgggacaaaagtggaactttttggaaggtgtgcgtcctgttacatctggcgtaaaactaacacagcatttgggagaaagaacatcataccgacagtcaaacatggtggtggtagtgtgatggtctggggctgctttgctgcttcaagacctggacaacttgccgtaattgatggaaccatgaattctgctctctaccagaaaatcctgaaggagaatgtccggccatcagttcgtgaccttaagctcaagcgcacttgggttatgcagcaggacaatgatccgaagcacaccagcaagtccacctccgaatagctcaaaaaaaccaaaatgaaggttttggagtgacctagtccaagtccggacttaaatccgattgagatgctgtggcatgaccttaaacaggccgttcatgctcgaaaaccctccaatgtggctgaattaagacaattctgcaaagaagagtgggccaaaattcacccacagcgatgtgaaagactcattggcagttactgcaaacgcttgattgcagttgttgccgccaagggtggcacaaccagttattaggtttagggggcaattactttttcacatagggccaggttggtttggatagcttttttcccttaataaatgaaatcatcatttaaaaactgctttttgtatttactcaggttatctttgagtgatattaaaatttgtttgatgatctgaaacatgcaagtgtgacaataaagcaaaaacagaagaaatctgtaagggggcaaatactttttcacagcactgtatatatgccaagaaagaagaagaagaaagctttTGTGATGAGAggagtttatttttttattttgca
This region of Pempheris klunzingeri isolate RE-2024b chromosome 10, fPemKlu1.hap1, whole genome shotgun sequence genomic DNA includes:
- the dcaf17 gene encoding DDB1- and CUL4-associated factor 17 isoform X2, translating into MYENGKIYFENYQTCYSCVHSQPQVLYKLSKRSKLEKFEDALLCQSPLDKTLASPSDQKPSLLALTANNWLYRLSPETGAELQRVYLSSNHKFRYLSWDVSQETFYVKSVQNKETALARQAGITQNTLMHLAIFHVFPLQILGVLEINKKVFGNGVTDVVLSQGVLAVSYSNKSVKLYSFEHIVQKYLTEKLILGNRSSPLGGKTVGGFPFGIPANIQITDCPPVLFEVSCSNNGIQIGGYPWHYIYTPPHKHHKGTHHICSLKDSTMATNGVQNMNCCSLESDGIFFHPDDSGRIIHVGPTTINVLKILGELNSILPSNVVEDFSLKTHRNNNAASQVTVTSSGRAVKRRFHQLDDDPDQETFRMVEYEDELDLLAVVVTNGEEGDGRAHVRLHDNLSGRLLRTVDLVEPWDETYRHELFFDKDTIVHIEQKNTNFCCHVYKLKAATK
- the dcaf17 gene encoding DDB1- and CUL4-associated factor 17 isoform X1; its protein translation is MASYRRKRTVNATELLSRRSRGTRDAGATIRHNMKVLRGILLQDNRDFIKVWSKTSKSTIMYENGKIYFENYQTCYSCVHSQPQVLYKLSKRSKLEKFEDALLCQSPLDKTLASPSDQKPSLLALTANNWLYRLSPETGAELQRVYLSSNHKFRYLSWDVSQETFYVKSVQNKETALARQAGITQNTLMHLAIFHVFPLQILGVLEINKKVFGNGVTDVVLSQGVLAVSYSNKSVKLYSFEHIVQKYLTEKLILGNRSSPLGGKTVGGFPFGIPANIQITDCPPVLFEVSCSNNGIQIGGYPWHYIYTPPHKHHKGTHHICSLKDSTMATNGVQNMNCCSLESDGIFFHPDDSGRIIHVGPTTINVLKILGELNSILPSNVVEDFSLKTHRNNNAASQVTVTSSGRAVKRRFHQLDDDPDQETFRMVEYEDELDLLAVVVTNGEEGDGRAHVRLHDNLSGRLLRTVDLVEPWDETYRHELFFDKDTIVHIEQKNTNFCCHVYKLKAATK